One Elephas maximus indicus isolate mEleMax1 chromosome 16, mEleMax1 primary haplotype, whole genome shotgun sequence DNA window includes the following coding sequences:
- the SFXN4 gene encoding sideroflexin-4 isoform X2: protein MKNEKIQEAWKRSLSTVHPDNSKLIPAPFRPAAFLPFTGPLVFFSMMPSKGIKSLILPQLSFYTYTTVFNMVNGNPSYHHRPQDSLLLGAGVIASSTFIGIIPNLAQMKYSLDNYLVRFLIRRALPVLLLAQVSGMNVLASRSLETTQGIKVMDKEGKVIGCSRRAGEKAVKETAVSRTVLFGTSACVPEVLAYFFKRTQLFLQNPRSLWTVKLTCSILVMGLMVPVSFSMFPHIGQIQCSKLEEEIRSSTEEAELFYNRGV from the exons ATGAAGAACGAGAAG atACAAGAGGCTTGGAAGAGAAGTCTT TCGACGGTGCATCCTGACAATAGCAAACTGATCCCCGCTCCTTTTCGACCTGCAG CTTTCCTGCCTTTCACGGGGCCCTTG GTATTTTTTTCGATGATGCCATCAAAAGGGATAAAGTCCTTGATTTTACCTCAG CTTTCCTTCTACACCTATACGACAGTCTTCAACATGGTCAATGGAAACCCAAGCTAT caTCATCGCCCACAAGACAGTCTGTTACTAGGGGCAGGAGTAATTGCTTCGTCAACCTTTATTGGA ATAATTCCTAACTTGGCACAAATGAAGTATTCCTTGGATAACTATCTTGTTCGCTTTTTGATCAGAAGAGCCCTTCCAGTCCTTTTACTCG CCCAAGTCAGTGGGATGAATGTTCTGGCATCCCGAAGTTTGGAGACCACTCAAGGCATCAAGGTCATGGACAAAGAAGGCAAAGTCATAGGCTGTTCCAGAAGAGCTGGGGAAAAG GCCGTCAAAGAAACAGCAGTATCCAGAACAGTGCTGTTTGGGACCTCGGCCTGTGTCCCAGAAGTCTTAGCATACTTTTTCAAAAG GACCCAGCTTTTCCTGCAGAACCCGAGGTCCTTATGGACCGTGAAGCTGACCTGCAGCATCCTGGTCATGGGGCTGATGGTGCCGGTCTCCTTTAGCATGTTTCCACATATTGGACAG ATACAGTGCAGTAAGCTTGAAGAGGAAATTCGGTCTTCAACGGAAGAGGCAGAACTCTTCTATAACAGGGGTGTGTAG